The genomic stretch TGGACGTCGTCACCGGCTGGACCACGAACGTGACCGCCCTCAAGCCCCTCGGGCCGGATCGGGTCGTCATGCGCCTCTGGGACCAGGGCATCCGGCTCTACGCCATGCCGTACTATGCGACCGTCGAGACCATCGCGACGAGGCCGAGCGTACTGGAAGCCTTTTTGCGAGGCGCCGGCCGCGGTTGGGAGCTTGCCTATCGAGAAGCGGAGCGGGCCGTGGAGCTTCTCGTCGAGGAGTACCCGATTCTTCGCTACGAGGACGAGCTCGAGTCGGCGCGGGAGCTTCTCGGCTATGTGTTCACGAAGGAGACGGCGGAGCGAGGCTGGGCAACGATGAATCCGGACCCCTGGCAAGCCCAGATCGACACCTATGCCGAGCTCGACCAGTTCACGAATCGCGTCCCTTCCGTCGACGACGTGATGACCCTTTCTCTGCTCGAAGCGACGAGGGACGCCCGGCCTCGTCTGGGGGCGCGGTGAACCCAACCGAGCGGGCCTTTCTCGAAGGCGTCTCGGTGCGCTTCTCGTCGGATCGAGGCGAGACCGAGGCGCTGAGGGACGTGAGCTTCTCTCTCGAACGCGGTGGTTTCCTTTCGATTCTCGGCCCCTCGGGATGCGGAAAGTCCACGCTTCTTCGAGTGGTCGCCGACCTCGTCGAGCCCTCCTCGGGAACGGTCTCCCTGTTCGGGCGAACCCCCGCCGAGGCGCGGCGAGGGCGCGAGCTCGGTTTCGTTTTTCAGGACGCGGCTCTCCTCCCCTGGCGCACGGTTCGCGAGAACGTCGAGCTACCCCGCGAGATCGGGGACGGCGCTCGCCTCTCGTCCGGCGCTCAGAGTCCCGAGGCGCTTCTCGAGCTCGTGGGTCTTTCCGAGTGGCACCGTGCCTATCCGCACGAGCTTTCGGGTGGAATGCGTCAGCGCGTATCGATAGCCCGAGCCCTCGTCACCGGCCCGAAGATCCTGCTGATGGACGAGCCCTTCGGCGCCCTCGACGAGATCACGCGCGACCGCCTGAACGACGAGCTGCTGCGCATCTGGCGGGAGACGGGAACGACGATCCTTTTCGTCACCCACAGCATACCCGAGGCCCTCTACCTGGGGCAGCGCGTGCTCCTGCTCGCGGCACATCCGGGCCGCGTTCGCGAATTGGTAACCCCGAATCTCCCCCAGGACCGGGCGCTGGCCCTTCGGGAGTCGGAGGCGTTCGTCAAACAAGCGGCCGAGTTGCGAGCCCTGTTGGAGACTTGTGGATGACTTCTCGAACCCGGCGTCGACTCCTGCCGGTCGCGGCGTTTAGCGGGTTGATCGCGCTCTGGGCGATCGTCGTGGTTCTGTTCGACGTCCCGGAGTATATCGTTCCTTCGCCGTTCCACGTCGCTCGAACCCTCGAGGGTGACTTCGGCACCATCATGAGGAACCTCGTCCCCACGGCGGTCGAAAGCTTGCTCGGCTTTCTTCTGGGCAACGTTCTGTCGATCGCCGTCGCGACCGTCTTCGTCCACCAGAAGACGATCGAAGAGGCTTTCTTCCCTCTCGCGATCATCATCCGTTCCATTCCCATCGTCGCCATCGCCCCCATCCTGGTGCTGCTCCTTGGAAACGACATGACCCCCAAGGTAGTGATCGCCGCGCTCATTTGCTTCTTTCCCACTCTGGTCAACATGGTGCGGGGCCTGTCGTCGGTCAATCCCCAGGCGCTCGAGCTGATGAGGGTGCTCTCGGCGACCAAAGCCGAGATCTTCTGGAAGCTTCGGATCTACAACTCGCTTCCCTATCTGTTCGCCGCGCTCAAGATCGCGGCCAGCGCCTCGGTGATCGGGGCCATCGTGGGCGAATGGATCGGCGCGACCGAGGGCATCGGGGCGCTCATCATCCAGGCCACCTACAACTTCGACACCGGCCTGCTCTACGCTTCGATCACCGCCGCCTGCGTTTTCTCCGTCCTCTTCACGTCCCTGGTCTCGTTTCTCGAGCGCCGTCTGGTGAAATGGTCCCCGGGAGAGGCCTGAAAGGGTTAGGATCACCATCATGGAGATACCGCGAAACGCCCGGCTCGTCACCGAGACTGACGTCGTCGTGGTGGGAGGAGGGCCCGCGGGGCTCGCGGCATCGGTGGCCGCGGCACGCGAGGGCGCTAGCGTGGTCCTCGTGGAACGTTACGCGCAGCTCGGTGGACTTGCGTCCGGCGCGATGGTGCTCGTCCTCGACGACATGTGCAACGGATCCGAGATCACGGTGAAGGGCATCGCGCAGGAGATGATCGATCGGATGGCGGCGATGAAGCTCGCGGTCTTCCCTCCGGAAGAAGACCGGCGCGCCGACCCTTCCATGTACCGCAGGTGGGCTCGCTGGGGCCTCTATGATTACTACGCGCGCACCAAACCGGCCCCCGTCTGCTACTCGACGGCATTCGATCCCGAGGGGTGGAAGCGAGCCTCGGAGGACTTGGTAAAGGATCACGGTATCCATCTCCGGCTTCACTCGTGGTTCTCCTCCCCTCTCATGGAAGCCGATCGCATGCGCGGGATCGTATGCGAGACGAACGACGACCTCCAGGCGATACGGGCCGACGTGGTGATCGATTGCAGCGGGGATCTCGTGGTCGCGGCGCGCGCGGGGGCGCCGTACCAGTCGGGCTCCTATTTTCTCACCACGGTCTTTCGGTTGGGCGGAGTCGACTTCGAGACCGCCGACAAGTTCGAGTACGAGCAGCCCGAGCGATTTCTCGAAGTGGACAAGAGGGCCAAGGAGATCCTCGGTGGCTCGTGGGACAAATGGTGGCTCAAAACGCCCCTCCCCGGTATCGTGTGGTGCAACTGCCCACACATGCGGGGTTATGACGGCGCCAAAGTCGAGGACCTCACCAAAGCCCAGCTCGAGGGCCGGCGGCGCATCGACGAGCTCTGCGCATTCGTGACAAACAACTGGCCCGGGTTCGAGAAGAGCTACCTCGTCGATCTCGCTCCCCAGATCGGGGTTCGCCAGACCCGACTTCTCGAGGGCGAGTACGTCGTGACCAAAGAGGACGTTCAGGACCGGGTTCACTTCCCCGACAGCGTCGCCCGAGGACGCGATTACTACACCCCGTACCGCGCACTGGTTCCCAAGCGCGTGGATCAGCTCCTCGTGGCCGGCCGCCACTACTCGGCGACGAGCGTCGCCCAGCGCACTTCGCGCGAGATCCCACCCTGCATGGCGATGGGAGAAGCAGCGGGGATCGCCGCCGCCATGGCGCTCGATCGAGGAGTCGTCGTCCGTTCAATCGACGTCGCCCGGCTGCAAAAGAAGCTGCGGGAGCGCGGCGCGGACCCGGGCGACGTCCCCTCCTCGAACGCGACGGTGCGCGAGATGCGACAGCAGACATGAGCGAGCTTCCACTCTCGGGCGTCAGGGTCATCGACCTGACCCAGGTCATGCTCGGCCCCTGTGCCACCCAGCTTCTCGCCGACTTCGGAGCCGACGTCGTCAAGATCGAGCGTCCCGGTCAAGGCGATCTATCGCGGTGGTCGATCCCCGACCGCGCGGGGCTCGACAACCCCGTCTTCTGCAGCCTGAACCGCAACAAACGCAGCATCGCTCTCAACCTCAAGCAGGAGGAGGGACGAGACATCGTAAAGGAGCTCGTGAAGTCCGCTGACGTCGTCGTGAACAACTTCCGTCCCGACGTCATGGACAGGATGGGACTCGGCTACCCGGCTCTTCGCGACATCAACCCGCGCATCATCTTCGCTTTCGGAACCGGCTTCGGGAGAACCGGACCCTACGCGCACAAGGGAGGCCAGGACGTCCTCGCCCAGGCGATGACGGGGGTCATGGCGCGCAAGGCGGCCCCCGAGCATCCCCTCGCGATCTACGCCACGGCCCTCGCTGACTACTCGGCGGCGATGCATCTCGTCCAGGGAATCCTGCTCGCCCTGCTCCATCGCCAGAAGACCGGCCGAGGTCAGATGGTCGACGTGTCCCTCTACGACTCCATGCTCGCGATGCAGACGCAAGAAGTCTCGATGTGGCTGATGCGGAAGGAGCCTCTCAATTGGGCGGCGATGCCGCTGAGCGGCGTCTTCGAGACCGGGGACGGAGCCGTGGTCCTCGTGGGAGCTTTCAAAGAACATCCTCTTCGCGATATTTGCGCGGCGCTCGAGATCGACGACCTTTCCCGGGAGGAGCGTTTCCAGACGATGGAGGGCCTGCGCGAGCACCGCGCCGAGCTCCAGGCGACCTTTCGCGACCGATTTCGTGAGGAATCGACGGCACACTGGATCGAGAAGCTCGAGGAACAGGATCTGTTGTGCGCGCCGGTGCGCACTCTGGCCGAAGCCCTCGAGGATCGCCAGACCTCGGAGAACGGGATGCTCGTCGAGACGAGTGATGGAAGGCCGGAGCCCATCCGCATGGTAGGGGCGCCGATTCATCTCTCGGAGGTGCCGTTCGGCCTTCGCCATCCTCCGCCGCACCTCGGAGAACATTCGGACGACATCCTTAATGAGATCGGCTATGACGCGGGCCGAATCGAAGAGCTTCGCCGCCGGGGAGTCGTCGCGTGAGCGTCCGCTATGAGCTCCACGACTACGTGGCGCGCGTGACGATCGAAAGACCCGAGGTCTTGAACGCGATCGATTCCGCCACCGAGCGCATGCTTCAAGAAATATGGCGGGAGATCGAGGACGAGCCGGAGGCCCGGGTCGTGGTTCTCACCGGGGCGGGAGAAAAAGCGTTCTCGGTCGGAGCCGACATGAAGAGCACTTCCTCCGACGAGCCCGCCTCCGGCCTCGAGTACTGGGCGCGGCCGAGACCCGGAGGCTTCGGGGGAATCGCGCTGCGCACGACCCTGGACGTTCCGGTGGTGGCGCGAGTGAACGGCTATGCGCTCGGAGGCGGCTTCGAGATGGTGCTCGGATGCGACATCGTCGTGGCGTGCGACGAAGCGCAGTTCGGGTTCCCCGAGCCCAGGGTGGGGCGGATGCCTCTCGACGGCGGCATGGTCCTTCTTTCCCGTCAGGTCCCGGAAAAATGGGCGTTGGGAATGCTGCTCACGGGAAAGCGCATCGATGCGGCCGAAGCCTTTCGCGTCGGGCTCGTGAACGAGGTGGTCCCGAGGCCGGAGCTCGACTCGGCCGTCGATCGCTGGATCGCCGACATCCTCGCCTGCGCGCCCCTTTCGGTGCGCGCGATCAAACAATCGGTGAGACGCACGAGTGCGCTCTCACCGGCCGATGCACAAAGCATGCGCCTGCCCGCCGTCGTCGCCGCGCTCCGTTCCGAGGATGCGAAAGAAGGAGTCCGCGCGTTCCGCGAGAAGCGACCGCCGCGTTGGAGAGGACGGTGAAGGGGCTCGTTCGAGCTCTCGCGATGACTCTGGGCCTCGGCGCCGCGGGTCTCTCATCGGCGGAGTCGTTCTCCGAGAGGTTCGAGACGATGAAGCGCGAGGCGACCCCCGCGGAGCTCTATTCGATCCTCTACGCGCTTCCCAAGGGGGGCGATCTCCACAACCACCTCGGAGGTGCGGGCTTTTCCGAGCTCTGGTGGAGGCTCGCGAACGAGGACACCCTGAGCGGGGGGCAGACGTTCTTCACCAGGGTGCGGGTGAACGAATGCACACCAGCATGCACCGCGCCTCTTCTATATTTCCACACGATGCATGGATCCGAGTGGAGCTCTCTTTCTTCGTGCTGCCGGGAGGAGTACGAGCCTCTGGCCGAGCTTGCCGAGGACCAGAGGCAAGCCTGGATGTCGTCGATACGCATCGATGGACCCAACGAGGCGCGCGAGGAGTTCTTCGAGAACATCTGGCCGCGGATCGGAGGCGTCCTCGATCAGGCGCGCGTCCTCGCCGAGGCGGCGGTCGAGAACATGAAGCTCTTCGCCGCGGAAGGCGTTCGCTATGTGGAGTTTCAAATCAGCCCCTTCTCCCGCATGGTGGGCGACCGACGGCTTACCCCCGACGAGTTTCATGAGGTTCTCGTCGAGCGGCTCGGGCGCCCGGACGCTCTCGCGACCGGAGTCATGGTTCGATTCCAGACCAACGTGCTTCGGTTCAGCCCTCAGGCCGAACACATGGTGGAAGAGAGCTACGCTTTCATCGATCGTCATCGTGACCTCTGGGTCAGCGTGAACCTCGTGGGCCGGGAGGACAACGACAAGGGCTACCCTCTCCGGTTTCTCGACGTGTTCCGTGAGATGCGGCGCCGGTATCCGCGAATCGGTCTCGCGATCCACGGAGGTGAGGTCGACGAGCCCAACCAGCACGTTCGCGATACGCTCCTTCTCGGCGCCGACCGGATCGGCCATGGCACGAACCTGGTCACCGATCCCGACACTCTTCTTCTCATGAGAACGGGGAAGTTCGCGGTCGAGGTGAGCCTGGTGAGCAACCACCTTCTCGCTTACACGCCCGAGGTCTCGCTCCACCCCTTTCCCGAGCTATTGAGGCTCGGTGTGCCCGTCTGCCTTTCCACCGACGATCGAGGGATGTGGGACTCGAACATGACCGACGAGCTCTTCACCGCCGTCACCGAGTTCAACTTGAGCTGGGATGAGGTCGTAGAGCTCGGGCAAAACAGCCTCGAGTTCGCGTTCGTGCCGGACCACATCAAGGTTGGATTGCTCGAAAGCTACGCCCGGGACCTCGACGCCTTCACCGCGGAGTTCGACCAGGACGACTGGCGGGACACTGCCGCAGGCGTTGCCGCACGGCCCACCGGTTACGCGCGAAGATACCTTCTCGGCCAGTGACTCGTGCCGTAAGTTGACCACAGCCTAAAGATGTATAAAATACAGCATAGAGGTAACGGATGGCGACCGTTCGTTTGAATATCACCATGGACGAGGATCTGTACGAGCGGCTCAAGAACGAGCTTCCGCCGAAGCGGATCAGCGCGTTCATCAACGATGCCGTTCGAGCCCACTTGTACCCCGACAGTAAGACGCTGGATGCGGCGTACCAAAGAGCGAGCCGGGAAACGTGGCGGCGTCGGTTCACGGACGAGTGGCAAGTCACCGAGACCGAGGATTGGCCAGAGTAAAGCCTCCGCGTCGGGGAGACGTCTACTGGGTGGCGCTCGACCCGGCGTTAGGCACGGAAATCCGCAAGACGAGGCCGGCTGTCATCGTTTCCAATGATTCGTGCAACACGCACGGCTCGCGGGT from Vicinamibacteria bacterium encodes the following:
- a CDS encoding ABC transporter permease, which gives rise to MTSRTRRRLLPVAAFSGLIALWAIVVVLFDVPEYIVPSPFHVARTLEGDFGTIMRNLVPTAVESLLGFLLGNVLSIAVATVFVHQKTIEEAFFPLAIIIRSIPIVAIAPILVLLLGNDMTPKVVIAALICFFPTLVNMVRGLSSVNPQALELMRVLSATKAEIFWKLRIYNSLPYLFAALKIAASASVIGAIVGEWIGATEGIGALIIQATYNFDTGLLYASITAACVFSVLFTSLVSFLERRLVKWSPGEA
- a CDS encoding adenosine deaminase is translated as MKGLVRALAMTLGLGAAGLSSAESFSERFETMKREATPAELYSILYALPKGGDLHNHLGGAGFSELWWRLANEDTLSGGQTFFTRVRVNECTPACTAPLLYFHTMHGSEWSSLSSCCREEYEPLAELAEDQRQAWMSSIRIDGPNEAREEFFENIWPRIGGVLDQARVLAEAAVENMKLFAAEGVRYVEFQISPFSRMVGDRRLTPDEFHEVLVERLGRPDALATGVMVRFQTNVLRFSPQAEHMVEESYAFIDRHRDLWVSVNLVGREDNDKGYPLRFLDVFREMRRRYPRIGLAIHGGEVDEPNQHVRDTLLLGADRIGHGTNLVTDPDTLLLMRTGKFAVEVSLVSNHLLAYTPEVSLHPFPELLRLGVPVCLSTDDRGMWDSNMTDELFTAVTEFNLSWDEVVELGQNSLEFAFVPDHIKVGLLESYARDLDAFTAEFDQDDWRDTAAGVAARPTGYARRYLLGQ
- a CDS encoding FAD-dependent oxidoreductase → MEIPRNARLVTETDVVVVGGGPAGLAASVAAAREGASVVLVERYAQLGGLASGAMVLVLDDMCNGSEITVKGIAQEMIDRMAAMKLAVFPPEEDRRADPSMYRRWARWGLYDYYARTKPAPVCYSTAFDPEGWKRASEDLVKDHGIHLRLHSWFSSPLMEADRMRGIVCETNDDLQAIRADVVIDCSGDLVVAARAGAPYQSGSYFLTTVFRLGGVDFETADKFEYEQPERFLEVDKRAKEILGGSWDKWWLKTPLPGIVWCNCPHMRGYDGAKVEDLTKAQLEGRRRIDELCAFVTNNWPGFEKSYLVDLAPQIGVRQTRLLEGEYVVTKEDVQDRVHFPDSVARGRDYYTPYRALVPKRVDQLLVAGRHYSATSVAQRTSREIPPCMAMGEAAGIAAAMALDRGVVVRSIDVARLQKKLRERGADPGDVPSSNATVREMRQQT
- a CDS encoding enoyl-CoA hydratase-related protein, whose product is MSVRYELHDYVARVTIERPEVLNAIDSATERMLQEIWREIEDEPEARVVVLTGAGEKAFSVGADMKSTSSDEPASGLEYWARPRPGGFGGIALRTTLDVPVVARVNGYALGGGFEMVLGCDIVVACDEAQFGFPEPRVGRMPLDGGMVLLSRQVPEKWALGMLLTGKRIDAAEAFRVGLVNEVVPRPELDSAVDRWIADILACAPLSVRAIKQSVRRTSALSPADAQSMRLPAVVAALRSEDAKEGVRAFREKRPPRWRGR
- a CDS encoding ABC transporter ATP-binding protein, with protein sequence MNPTERAFLEGVSVRFSSDRGETEALRDVSFSLERGGFLSILGPSGCGKSTLLRVVADLVEPSSGTVSLFGRTPAEARRGRELGFVFQDAALLPWRTVRENVELPREIGDGARLSSGAQSPEALLELVGLSEWHRAYPHELSGGMRQRVSIARALVTGPKILLMDEPFGALDEITRDRLNDELLRIWRETGTTILFVTHSIPEALYLGQRVLLLAAHPGRVRELVTPNLPQDRALALRESEAFVKQAAELRALLETCG
- a CDS encoding ABC transporter substrate-binding protein, yielding DVVTGWTTNVTALKPLGPDRVVMRLWDQGIRLYAMPYYATVETIATRPSVLEAFLRGAGRGWELAYREAERAVELLVEEYPILRYEDELESARELLGYVFTKETAERGWATMNPDPWQAQIDTYAELDQFTNRVPSVDDVMTLSLLEATRDARPRLGAR
- a CDS encoding CoA transferase, giving the protein MSELPLSGVRVIDLTQVMLGPCATQLLADFGADVVKIERPGQGDLSRWSIPDRAGLDNPVFCSLNRNKRSIALNLKQEEGRDIVKELVKSADVVVNNFRPDVMDRMGLGYPALRDINPRIIFAFGTGFGRTGPYAHKGGQDVLAQAMTGVMARKAAPEHPLAIYATALADYSAAMHLVQGILLALLHRQKTGRGQMVDVSLYDSMLAMQTQEVSMWLMRKEPLNWAAMPLSGVFETGDGAVVLVGAFKEHPLRDICAALEIDDLSREERFQTMEGLREHRAELQATFRDRFREESTAHWIEKLEEQDLLCAPVRTLAEALEDRQTSENGMLVETSDGRPEPIRMVGAPIHLSEVPFGLRHPPPHLGEHSDDILNEIGYDAGRIEELRRRGVVA